The genomic region GTCCTTCTTCAGAAGAACCGGCCAGTACCAAAGGGAAGAAATACTCACAATTAAGGTGAGTCTCAACAACCTGGATCTGACCCCCTTTGTCCAACTGGGAAAGGATAATAGTTCAGGTTGGCCTCAGCAGCAGTGGAAGTGCACCTGTGGAAATGTTCACAACCGATATGGAGGTGGATACGCATGTAAAGGCTACCAGCAGACTAATTGTTCCTGTGGAAGAATTATTGGAAGCCTGTACAATACAGAAATAGTTTGTGAACTTCTGTAATGGATGAGGTGGCACTGAAAGCTCATCATCACACAAAACCAAGAAGTGCAGgctacacatacagtatctgcagTAATAACcatttgctttcatttgatGAGTACAAATCTAATCAATTCTTGTTGtttatatcaaatatatatatgcaaTGTTACAATCAGTAATACGTTGATTATGAGATTTTTTGAATATACAAAAAAGTATCTTACTGTGTTGCAGTGTTTGTCTCCATCTGGTGGTGGCGGTGTTTACTCTCAGGTTGCAAGAAATATTAGATGTAGTAAATTTaagtgtaataaataaaataaaatgtcaaaacatgtgGGATGTTTTTATTGACTGGATAAAATCTGAAGTGAAAAAGGTGACATCACATTCAGTACTTTCTTAAAGCTATTTACTAAATAAGTAAATACGGTCTTTCCATGTTAGCCTGGAATCAAAGTTCATGCCCAAAAAACGAAATAAATCAACCAgcactgttcttttttcttctctattaaaaatctaaatcccCATTTCATCCCCCATTCCTCTACTTGTTTTATCCTatcctgcattttatttactaagtgtatttcattttttcccctcttccaTAATGctccatcatcagcaaacaaTGGCCTTCACCAAATTATGTTTCTTCAGATAATATATCAGTCAGTCCATAATTTTACACACATTAGATATTAAAGTTATTGGCCTATAACTTCCAGGTTTACTTTCATCCTTTCCTGGTTTCTTTATTGGAACTATAATTTCTTCCTTCCAACCTTTTGTCAATTTCCCTATTTCCCCTACTGTattaaacaatgacaacaatTTATTTAGTCCAACTCCACTTAGATGTTTTAACATAATAGAGCAAATCTCATCCTTCCCTGGAGCTGAATAATTAGTCTTGGCTATTGCTCTCGCTGACGTTATGGTGTTAATGGTACTTTTTTTGTCACCAGCAACATCCTCCTTCCTGCACAACGTATCTTTAGTTTCCTcccttgttttctgtcttcctctttgtccATCCAGCCACAGATTTTCAGATGCATGCACTTTAATAAAAGCTCTCACCAGcatttctgctttctcttcttttgttACAGCTGCATCTCCCTCACTCACCAACACTGGATACCCCCCAATCTCTCCCTTCTCCCCCAATTTTCTTAATCATTTTCCAGACGTCCCCTACCTGAGTTATATCACCTATAGAGTTGCAAAATTGCCTCCAGTTCAATCTTTTTGCCTTCCTTATTGTCCTTCACAGTCCTGCCTGGGCCTTTTTATATTCTATTAACTGCTGAAAGTTATGATTACTTTTTAACTTCCTAAAAGCTTTACTCCTCTCTGTAAGTGCATCCCCACACTCCTCATTCCACCGCCGCACTGCTTTTTTCCTACATCTGCCTTTGCTCCTAAGATTTGTTAGGAGAGCAGACTTCCTGATACCTTCCTGATTCTCTTACACTTTTATTAAACCACCCTAGATCCCCATCTTCTTCTATCATACTCAACTTCCTGTCACTAACTAACTGCACCACATATCCGCCCTCTCCTGCTTCCCATCTTCCTCAGCCCTTACCCGTTTTCCTCCTCCTACCCTCTTAGCTGCATTTGCATATGATATTCGTTCCTTAATTTTAACTTGCTGAATCTCATCCTCCTTCCTCATCACCTCACATCCCCTACATGCTGCACTGTCCCCCTCCACAGTTGCAGCACTTGGGTTTGGCTCCAACTTCACATCTATCATATTCATGTAGATTCCCACATCTCACTCACTTCCTTTACCTTTACACACTTTTGCTGTATGCCCAAACTTCTACTTCCTTGCACCTTCAACCTGCACCTCTGTATGACACCCTATCAATTAATTCCCAGCACCCTTGGCTAAACTTCACCTCTTCTACTTGTGCTCTTATAAATTTTAGTCAATTTCAAAGCATCCATTTTCTTTACACCTTCATCTCCCTCAAACCTCACTACAACATTAAGCAGCTTTCCCATAAACTTATCCCGACTTCTTCTCAGTCTTCTTCCCTTTTGTActtttctaaatttaaaatatcGCCTTTCTCCTGAGCTTCACAGAGCTGCGTTAGCTAACCTGACCACATGTCCTCCACAGGCTGAGAGGCCGCTCAGCACATTCACATGATAgatctgtttttctattttagtaTAATTAAATCGTCTTACTTGACAAACTGAGTCTAACATTAAGAAACATTACAGACCATTAAGTTACCTAAGCTCAGTTTGTGATCCCAATGTACCAGTttattagcattagcattaattAGCTCTCAGTTGAATGCTAACTACAGCATATGTTAGCTTAACTGTTTAACacttattaattaatttctaaCTTACTCTGATTAATTATGTATGTAGCTGGACCAACAAGATACCGAAAAGTGAATGAATGGTTTAAAGCTCCTACCTCCACCTCTCAGCTGCTATGGTTCAGTCCACAGTTAAAAAGCAGTGGATCCAGCTTTAGTTGGAGTTTGACTACtaataatgtttaattcagATAGATCACCTCTTCAGTAAATATCACCTTACAGTCAGTTTAGAGCCTGGACCCTCTGTCTCCTGCCTGATTGAAATGAATAGAGACTATTTAGGAGCAAAAACTATTTCACTGataaacaaactgcaaaatCATAGTGAATTACAGGAAGTTTAAGTAAAGGGAATTAGTTTCCTCAAAAGCATCTAACTTTAATGAAAGTTGTAATTGTTCAGCTTCTCTGCTCTTTTacaggtttgtgttttaaacCAGCAACTGAGTGTATATTTGAACATTGTAGATTATTAAGCTTTATTCACTGATAAGGTAAGGTGTGGCTTTTATGAGCAGCCGACAATCAAGTGACACAATCCTAATAATGATATAAATCAAGGATACGAAACTGCTTAAGATTATAataattttgtattaatttaaaatgaatacagTACATCAAGAGAGATAATTCAAGGACCTTTTTTGTAATACTTAAATTAGACATCAAACCAAGAGCAGGTATTTTCATGATCGTCCTGCCTCTGAAAACATGTCTGATTATATAGTGCTCCACATGATAGTGAGTCTGGAGAGACTTTCACCTGGAGGATTGATcctctaaatgtgtgtgtgtgtgtgtgtgtgtgtgtgtgtgtgtgtgtgtgtgtgtgtgtgtgtggagctttCCAGACTCACTATCGTTTTACAGCAGGAGAGATGAGCTTCACCAACAAGCCCCATTTGTTTTCTTAGAAGAGGACAAGTAAAAGAACTTCCTATCCTCAGTTAACAGCAATGCCAGAATCAATGGAAATGCTGGTGGGGAATGATGGAGAGTGCTTTTAGCTGAGGTAAACTCATGCTACCTGTTCTTGGACATGGACAGCCATGTTGTTGTAAAAATCCCAAATCAATGTATTCCTATCTGCACCTCGTAATCATGTTCATTACAAATAAACACTACTAGATGTAGATTTTTAGCTTGTTTAATTTTGTGAATATGCACTATTTAGTGCTTGCAGTAAAATTGAACAGTTCTGTCAGTGCGAAGGTTTCTGTATCAATAATACTGCATCATTCACACAAAACTCCTTGTATCAAAATATATTTGCAATTTATAACTGCAATAAAACTTACTGTGAGCGGTACAAAAGCTGTAGTCATAACTGTCCGACTCCACCCCTTGGGTTTGTTTGCAGTGGGCAGTTGTAAATGTCAGTAAATGGAAACTGTTGTACAGTCCTGCAGCAACAGAGAATTCAGACAAGAAGCTAAACAACTACAATCAAGAAGtcactttatttcagttttattccaGAACAGTGAATTATCTTCTGAAAACATGTCTGATCATCTACAAAAGGGACCAGAAGTTATTCTCTGTGAAATGTGcacagagaagaacaagaaaCCGGCACGAAAGACCTGCATGAAGTGTGAGATCTCCATGTGTGTCCAGCACCTGCAGGCCCACCTCACCACTCCTGTGTTACTACAGACTCATCCTCTGACTGAACCTATGGCTTTAGGTGGCACCACTAAATGCCCCCAGCATGGCAAACTCCTGGAGTACTACTGCCTGGATGACATGACCTGTTTGTGCGTTTCCTGTGCCATTGAGGACCAGCACCGTCTACACAACATGAAGACCTTCTCCACGGCCCACAAAGAGCTCCTGGAAAAGCTCAACACTGAGCAGAAGGCCTTACTGGTGAAAACTGATGATGAGAACGTGAGTCTGGAAAAGTGGGAGAAGAGTGAAAGACAGAAGCTGGGTCGCTCTAGTGTGCGTCTGATTGAAGCTGTGACAAACCTGCGTGACATTTCTCTGACCAGCGTCCAGAGTTCAGTCTCTGCTCGGATGACGGCCATCAAAACCAGCAAGAGCAGCATGGAAGCAGCACAGAACGAGAAGGACACCTTCAGGTTCCTGCAGATGTATTCTCAGGTGCATCAGGATGTGGAGAAGGCCAAGGCTGTGGACCTGACAAAAGGGTTGGAGCCTGGCAGCGATCGTGACAAACTGGTTCAGAAGATCAGGCAGAATGGGGAAAAAATGGTGAAGCAAGCAGGCAAGTTCTGGGGATCCCTGTTGACTCTGGTTGATCCTGAAAACCACCAGGAGCTTGTGGCCACTGGTTCAGATCTAATGTTTGACCAACAGATCTTGGGCCCAGGCATGTCCCTGTCCACAGACAAGAGGAAGGTCTTCTACAGTAGTTCAATGGGAGAATGCTCTGCCACTCTTCTCATCCTCAACACTCAGTCAGCTCCTAAGTCTCAGAGATGGCTCATTGGTTTTTCCAAAGACACTGACTGGAAAGTTGGAATATGTGACAAACAGTCTGCAAATAACCTGAAGAATGAACCAGTGTATTGTCTGTGTTGTGAAGAGAACCAGCTCAGCTGTCTCACAACAGATTATGATGATGGTTCTGATCAATCAACTAATCCACAGGCGTTTTCCATgcccaaaaaaaagaaacagtgcaTTGTTTCCTCTAAAACAATCACATATCAGAGTGGAAGTGGAGAGGAGGCGAGACCTGAACTGGTGGAGGTTATTTGGAACTTAGTTGATTCCTCGCTGTCCTTCTTCAGAAGAACCGGCCAGTACCAAAGGGAAGAAATACTCACAATTAAGGTGAGTCTCAACAACCTGGATCTGACCCCCTTTGTCCAACTGGGAAAGGATAATAGCTCAGGTCGGCCTCAGCAGCAGTGGAAGTGCACCTGTGGAAATTATTACAACACATATGGAGGTTACCAGCAGACTAATTGTTCCTGTGGAAGAATTATTGGAAGCCTGTacaacacagaaatggtttGTGAACTTCTGTAATGGATGAGGCGTCACTGAAAGCTCATCATCACACAAAACCAAGAAGTGCAGgctacacatacagtatctgcagTAATAACcatttgctttcatttgatGAGTACAAATCTAATCAATTCTTGTTGTTCCTATCAAATGTATATATGCAATGTAACAATCAGTAATACGTTGCAAGTTCTTGAATATACAGAATACACAACACATCTCGTTCTAATGTACCAAAAAAGTATCTTACTGTGTTGCAGTGTTTGTCTCCATCTGGCGGTTTTGCTCTTACATTGCAAGAAATATTAGATGTAGTAAATTTAAGTGTAATagatactgtacaataaaagGTCAAAAACATGTGGGATTTTTTTATTGACTGGATAAAATCTGAAGTGAAAAAGGTGagttaaaaactgcattttcattttgtattgttccaacataaaacaataacttTCACACTCTTGtggcaataaaaaataaaacaacacaaactgcttGAAATAAAGTACCTACAAACACTGTGTGAGGTGATACACTGGGGTGAAAAACCTCCATGGAATGACCACTTAGTTTCTTAGTTTCAGACACTGGtcaaaaaaacagataaagataATTATGTTTAATACCTATGCAGTAGTTGGAGCtggaaacaacatttaatatgACACATTATTCTCAGCTTTCCATGACttagaaacagaaactaaatattAGAAATTTTAAATCATAAAAGTGCAAAGTAAGTGGTGGAATAACTTCATTTCTAAAACCAGAAATTGCATACATGTTTAACTTTTCTAAATAATTTAAGACACTTGCTATAATTTCTTATGTTGGTGACAAAGTTTGCTATTTGCTAtatcagtacacagcagagagacatgtactgtatatactgttcATAAAGACCCAATGGTGTGTAAATGCAGTAGAATAACTAAGGACCTGGCACTGGAATGATGTGAAGAGATACTGCTCTCTCTTACATTTAACTGTATAGAAACTGGTCTCTAAAAAACTCTCTGGATTGTATGAAGTACTTAAAAATGCATTCAAATTCCAACTTGTAGAAGCTCAATTCATccaacaaagaaacagaaaagtacaAAGGACCATAATTAAGCAGCAATTTTCACTTCTGTTTGTGCACATCCAGCACCTGGGAGTCAGTCAGACGGTGTTGTAGATTGATGCTTCAGTCGAGCCTTCAGCTGTCGCTGCCGAAGACATTATTGAGCTGCTGGGTGACCCTGATGAAGGTGGTCCTGCGGCTTAGCTCCTTCAGCTTGGCTGCCCCAACGTAGGTGCAGGTGGAGCGAACCCCACCCAGGATGTCTCGAATTGTCTCGTCCACTGGACCTTTGTAGGGGACTTCTACTGTCTTCCCCTCAGATGCTCTGGACgaagaaaacagacactggTTAATGTCCTGAGAGGTGACGCTGCAAATCTGGTATAACACCAATAATTACTGCACACTGTAGGTTTTAATGACAGGgaaacattcacagacacacaaagaccGACACGTTTTATTTCACTTATAGACAGAAATAAGTCTGACCTATACTCAGCCACGCCCCCTGCGTGTTTCTTCATCGCTGTGTCTGAGCTCATTCCATAGAACAGCTTgtattttttgccatttttctcGATGACCTCGCCTCCGCTCTCTGAGTGCCCAGCAAGCATACCCCCCAGCATCACAAAATCTGCTCCAGCACCTGAGTGTCACATTTAAGAGCCCAAACAAatggtgaaatataaaaaaaaatgaattcaaactatcATTGGAAAAAGAGAGCGATTCATAAGCTCATATACTAACCAAAAGCCTTGGAGACATCTCCTGGGCAAGTACATCCCCCATCCTGTGTAGAAAAGAAGAtgggaaaacacaaaacaaagcattATGTTATAAATGTGACTATGACTGTGAGTGTACAGCCTAGAGCTAAAGATAAGTTTGCTTACCGTCAAACAAATTAGATGGagattacatacagtaaaaaggaaaataacacaCTCTGTCTTGCCAATGTGAAAGTGGAGCCAGCATTTAGTTAGCtaagcttagcataaagactggaaacacaTGGAATCAACGAGGTAGGTCGTGTCTGAAGATAACAAAATTCACCCACCAGCTAAATCTCAATTAACAGTATCTTGTTTGCTTAAACTGCAGAAACTGTGGTGTAAAATCAACTATTTGTTGTTCAACTCTTTTCTGGTCAGACACAGTGGTTTCCTGGAGTCTCTGCTGGAGACAAAAAGGCTCAAAATGCAATGGTCCTGCACTTAACTACTGCACAACGTGTAGATAACCTAAATGTTTCTCGTTGATTccagtatttatttatacataagctgagctgctgctggcGATAGAGTTTAACTGTTAACTGAACATTAAGATTACACTACTGAGTTATTACACAAGATATCTCTGTGAATTACTACTCACAGAGATGATGTGACCACCCAGGCCATGGGCTGCATCTGCACATTCAATCACAGCACTGAGCTGTGGGTACCCCACCCCTGTCTTCTTGCGAGTGGTACACACTGAGCCTGAACAGGAAGAGACACAGCCAAGAAATGGCTTTTAAGCCATCATGAATCATGAATAATTTTCATATTTGTCTAAAAATTTAAAGTTGAGGTAATAATATTGATTACCTGGTCCAATGCCTACTTTGATGATGTCAGCACCAGCCAAGATCAGCTCCTCCACCATTTCTCCTGTCACCACATTTCCCGCCtaaacaaatatatttgaaaGTAGAAAGTAGATCCAGTGAACACACTTTTCTGTTTACAGCCCTACATGCAATTAGGGGCATTCAACAGAGATCTACTGACCATTATAGTGTGAGAAGGGAACTTCTGCCTGACGTCTTTGACGAAATGGACAAAGTGTTCGGAGTAGCCATTTGCTACATCCACACAGACGTACTGAAGCTGGGGCACTGCTGCCAAGATGGTGCAAATCCTCTCAAAGTCACCATCACCAGTCCCTGTGCTGACTGCTACACTCTGGCacacaagcagagaaaagagagctGTGTTGCAACAAAAACCACCATGAATTCACTCCTTGGATTTGGTAGGCaattacataataattaatGATTTTGGTACCTCTACGCATTCAGGATGTTTTGCAGCAAACTCCAACCAGTCATCCACGGAGTAATGTTTGTGAATTGTAGTGAAGAGAGAGAACTAGTGGAAGACAAACATATTAATGTATGAAAGATACGCTGCAAAAAGGACATGCAGGCACATCATGACTCGACACGGcttgaagaaataataaaataattattaatgtgtgtttgttttttaatcctAACTTTCTGAGACTTCATTAACTAAAATAAGCCAAATCACAAACAATAATTTGGGCTATTCAATTTTCTTACAAGAATAAACTGaaacctgtcacacacacaagtcaccCATAGTTGGAGGATCAGAGAGGCTTGATCACCTCTTGTTTTAATCTGGTCTTTGGAAAAGGCAGGTGAGAGAACTAGGGCATGTCCCCATATATCAATCTGCTATGTAATATATTACATGATCACCTACATGTAATATATTACATAGCAGAGATTATCGAGGATTATACTGATCACAGCTCAGACTACATTTAGCTAGACTTGGTTTTGTTTGCACTACTTTTGTCAGTTGTCATTACCACAAACTGATAATTGAAAGGTTAACTTTTGTACAAGAAAAATTATACATCAAATAAATCGTAGCCATATGTGCTCCATATAGCACTTTGCTATAATCAGTTATTATGCATAGCCTACCTGGTGCAAAGCCAGAGCCATTTCAAAGGTCCCCACTGTGTCCATGTTAGCAGCGATGATGGGGATCCCTCTGTAGCTGCCCTTGGAGTTCCTGAAGGTGAAGCTCCTCATCAGGTCCACCTGAGATAAACAAATACAACCACAAACCCTGAGTGCACCGAACAGtttcaaacatttgtttaacaaaCCATTTACTTTAATGACAGGAGATTTCCCTTCCATGACAGTGTTATAAATGCATATATGTGGGTAAGGGATGAGTGTTGCACTCTTTGACCAATGCCAATGAGGACACGTGTTTACTCAGTGATAATGACTTAGAGCTCAGCAGATGGAAACACCTGTATCTAGGTCAGTCAGGGTTCACATGGTAAAACCTGCAGCTGTACACCCACCTCACTACGAGACTTCAGCGTGCTTCGCTTCGGACGGAGAAGCACATCTTTAAAGTCCAGCTTGATGTCATTCTCAATGCGAGGCATCCTGGAAACGAGGTGGAGTGCAGCACGAAATGCGACAAATGAAGCACTTTGCCCAGGAAAGTGACTTtctgaaagagagggagatCACAGGTCACTATCTTTACTCTGTGGTGTCTTCTTCGCCATGTTTGCACATTATTTCCCCGGTCACACAGCCGTCCATTCACATATGGTCAGTAGCTGTCAGACACAGGTCTATGATCTGGATATAACCCATTAGACATCCTTATCTCATTTAAAAGACGAGGCAGCATTAGCCAGGAGTGTAATAACTACACCGTGGAAGTGTAATGAGCCTGTTTTTAGCTAGGTAGCTGTGTAAAAGTGCTCATATGCTAATGATGCTATTGCTAATGGTCACATCACACagatctgttgtttttctacccGATGTCAAAAGTCAAGCTTCGAGCGACGGAAAGTGCCAAAACTGAATCCACTTAATGAGCATAACAAACTGTTTACCTGAGCAGGAGCTACTAATTCGTCAACATTTAACGTTAGACAAAGAAAGTATTTACCGTTATAAAAGAATGACTGTCTTCTGCCTGTGCCGCTGCTTCCTTTTCCACTGTTTGCGCGGGAAGTTTTATGGCGGCGGACACCAACTGACAGCCGCGTTGTAGTTTTTAAAGTGCGTCATCCTGTAGGCGACACGCCGGTAAAAACTACAAATGACAGACTCGCTTTACGTTACATGGCGCAAAGATTGTTTTATGGATTTAGGAAacatatttcagttttgttttattgaagtGAAGCTAATGgttcaattaaattaattataatactTTTGGGGAACATTCTGTGTTGACGACGGTAAATGAAGCAAAAGTCCAAAATGAAGTTGAAGCGGAACAGTTAGCACGGAGGATTCAGTCGGAAACACAGGAAGCGTTCATTGAAATTGTAGAAAGCAAGAAATAACGAGTTTCTTTTCCAAATTACTGTagtgaaatattatttatatcCTGCAGATAGACTGATCAAACATTTAGCTAACATTTAGTCATACTGCTAATCATctttcagttaaataaaaaatgctgaTTAAAGTGAAGGTAAGTACAACGACTAGCCCGGTTTAACTATTATTTTGTGTCTGTCCGTGCTATTAATGAGTCACTCGATTGAATCTATTGTAATAATTTGCCGAAAGAcgacttgtttttttattacagacACTCACTGGTAAGGAGATAGAGATCGACATAGAGCCCACAGATAAGGTAACGCTATGTCGTTGGTTTGATCTGTGCTGAATGCtcatgaaaacatgttgttcagtgtttcagcaTTTAACACATCTCATTATATCCTTTGCATTGATTTCCATTTAGGTGGAGCGGATTAaagagagggtggaggagaaagaggggatCCCTCCTCAACAGCAGAGGTTGATCTACAGCGGCAAACAGATGTAAGCTCAATATACcctttattaataaaatgataatgtcCAGGATGTTCAGAATGATTTATATTGTGATCACATCCAGTTCAATACCAAAACCAACACTATGACACAGTCTTATGTGCGTTTTTCAAAGCCCaactttgtttctctgtgaaaCAGTAAAGTGACAcgatttttatttatacagtagaCCCACATTTTTGTATACACATCAGTGTGTCACACATTTGTACTGGATGCCGTCAGGGGAACCACACTAAATGCACATTAGTGCACTGAATGTGTATCAAAATGAACCTCAACTGATGCTTCAACCTTTTGATTTATATTTGATAACAGTGACTAAATAGCTGTTTTAGGAAATCCCTCAgcctgtattaaaataaaactaaacatgtgtGATCTGTTTTGAAAGATCTATGTCTTTGGATATAAGCAGATGTGTTTGAGTGAATACATACAGACGTGGAAAAGTCGAAGTTTTCAGCTTGATCTAAAGGTTAATTTTATCATACGCTGAAGGAAATTTTCATGAAACACACTACAAAAGCTAACATAAAACAATGGACATCAAGTTAAAAAATGAACACCCCACACAGTCATTATCAACAAT from Anabas testudineus chromosome 18, fAnaTes1.2, whole genome shotgun sequence harbors:
- the nedd8 gene encoding NEDD8; amino-acid sequence: MLIKVKTLTGKEIEIDIEPTDKVERIKERVEEKEGIPPQQQRLIYSGKQMNDEKTAADYKIQGGSVLHLVLALRGGHTRRSPTSLNSTPAL
- the LOC113157571 gene encoding tripartite motif-containing protein 15-like, yielding MSDHLQKGPEVILCEMCTEKNKKPARKTCMKCEISMCVQHLQAHLTTPVLLQTHPLTEPMALGGTTKCPQHGKLLEYYCLDDMTCLCVSCAIEDQHRLHNMKTFSTAHKELLEKLNTEQKALLVKTDDENVSLEKWEKSERQKLGRSSVRLIEAVTNLRDISLTSVQSSVSARMTAIKTSKSSMEAAQNEKDTFRFLQMYSQVHQDVEKAKAVDLTKGLEPGSDRDKLVQKIRQNGEKMVKQAGKFWGSLLTLVDPENHQELVATGSDLMFDQQILGPGMSLSTDKRKVFYSSSMGECSATLLILNTQSAPKSQRWLIGFSKDTDWKVGICDKQSANNLKNEPVYCLCCEENQLSCLTTDYDDGSDQSTNPQAFSMPKKKKQCIVSSKTITYQSGSGEEARPELVEVIWNLVDSSLSFFRRTGQYQREEILTIKVSLNNLDLTPFVQLGKDNSSGRPQQQWKCTCGNYYNTYGGYQQTNCSCGRIIGSLYNTEMVCELL
- the gmpr2 gene encoding GMP reductase 2; this translates as MPRIENDIKLDFKDVLLRPKRSTLKSRSEVDLMRSFTFRNSKGSYRGIPIIAANMDTVGTFEMALALHQFSLFTTIHKHYSVDDWLEFAAKHPECVESVAVSTGTGDGDFERICTILAAVPQLQYVCVDVANGYSEHFVHFVKDVRQKFPSHTIMAGNVVTGEMVEELILAGADIIKVGIGPGSVCTTRKKTGVGYPQLSAVIECADAAHGLGGHIISDGGCTCPGDVSKAFGAGADFVMLGGMLAGHSESGGEVIEKNGKKYKLFYGMSSDTAMKKHAGGVAEYRASEGKTVEVPYKGPVDETIRDILGGVRSTCTYVGAAKLKELSRRTTFIRVTQQLNNVFGSDS